In Stenotrophomonas sp. ESTM1D_MKCIP4_1, a single genomic region encodes these proteins:
- a CDS encoding efflux RND transporter periplasmic adaptor subunit yields the protein MSHPTFLPGRRSGLCAAALLLSTSLLLGGCAAGPNSEAKAAESKDEKKVDTVPVEVAVASHRAVAASYTGTAALEPRAESQVVAKTSGVALAVLVEEGQRVTAGQPLVRVDPDRARLAVAQSEAQMRKLENDYQRAQKLVGQQLVSAASVDQLRYDLENVRAQYRLATLELSYTTVVAPISGVIASRSIKTGNFVQINTPIFRIVDNSSLEATLNVPERELATLRAGQPVTLTADALPGQSFTGTVDRIAPVVDSGSGTFRVVSAFNGAERLLQPGMFGRIRIDYDQRADALVVPRLALLDDGEPAVFRVRAGKVARVPVKLGYAEGPWVEIRDGLVAGDQIVTAGKVALRDGTAVQVIADPKAPKAKPATVAAGKSADKAGSQQ from the coding sequence ATGTCGCACCCAACCTTCCTGCCCGGCCGCCGCTCTGGACTCTGTGCCGCTGCCCTGCTGCTTTCCACCTCCCTGCTGCTGGGCGGTTGCGCCGCTGGCCCCAATTCCGAAGCCAAGGCGGCTGAGTCCAAGGACGAGAAGAAGGTCGACACGGTGCCGGTGGAAGTGGCCGTGGCCAGTCACCGCGCCGTAGCGGCCAGCTACACCGGCACCGCCGCGCTGGAACCGCGCGCCGAATCGCAGGTGGTGGCAAAGACCTCCGGCGTGGCGCTGGCCGTACTGGTCGAAGAGGGCCAGCGGGTGACCGCCGGCCAGCCGCTGGTGCGGGTGGACCCCGACCGCGCGCGCCTGGCCGTCGCCCAGAGCGAAGCGCAGATGCGCAAGCTGGAAAACGACTACCAGCGTGCGCAGAAGCTGGTCGGCCAGCAGCTGGTCAGTGCGGCCAGCGTCGACCAGCTGCGCTACGACCTGGAAAACGTCCGCGCGCAGTACCGCCTGGCGACGCTCGAACTGTCCTACACCACGGTGGTAGCGCCCATTTCCGGCGTCATCGCCTCGCGTTCGATCAAGACCGGCAACTTCGTGCAGATCAACACGCCCATCTTCCGCATCGTCGACAACTCCAGCCTGGAAGCCACCCTCAACGTGCCCGAACGCGAACTGGCGACGCTGCGCGCCGGCCAGCCGGTCACCCTCACCGCCGACGCGCTGCCGGGGCAGAGCTTCACCGGCACGGTGGACCGCATCGCTCCGGTGGTCGATTCCGGCAGCGGTACCTTCCGCGTGGTGAGTGCCTTCAACGGTGCTGAGCGCCTGTTGCAGCCGGGCATGTTCGGCCGCATCCGCATCGACTATGACCAGCGCGCCGATGCCCTGGTGGTGCCGCGCCTGGCGCTGCTGGACGACGGTGAGCCGGCCGTGTTCCGCGTGCGCGCCGGCAAGGTGGCCCGCGTACCGGTCAAGCTGGGCTATGCCGAAGGCCCGTGGGTGGAGATCCGTGATGGCCTGGTGGCCGGCGACCAGATCGTCACCGCCGGCAAGGTCGCCCTGCGCGATGGCACCGCGGTGCAGGTCATCGCCGATCCCAAGGCGCCCAAGGCCAAGCCGGCCACGGTGGCCGCCGGCAAATCCGCAGACAAGGCCGGGAGCCAGCAATGA
- a CDS encoding efflux RND transporter permease subunit, translated as MSVAEFSIRRPVTTIMCFISLVVVGLIASFRLPLEALPDISAPFLFVQIPYTGSTPEEVERTIIRPVEESLATMTGIKRMRSQATSEAASIFIEFSDWDRDIAIAASDARERIDAIRSELPDDLQRYNVFKWSSSDQPVLKVRLASATDLTTAYDMLDREFKRRIERIPGVARVDITGAPPNEVEIAIDPDRLNAHGLSINELSDRLRTLNFSISAGQINDNGQRVRVQPVGEITDLQEMRDLVINAKGLRLGDIAEVRLKPARMNYGRRLDGNPAIGLDIFKERSANLVDVSRAALAEVEAIRAQDSMRDVQIKVIDNQGKAVTSSLLELAEAGAVGLILSVTVLFFFLRHWPSTLMVTLAIPICFTITLGFMYFAGVTLNILTMMGLLLAVGMLVDNAVVVVESIYQERERMPGQPRLASIIGTRNVAIALSAGTLCHCIVFVPNLFGETNNISIFMAQIAITISVSLLASWLVAVSLIPMLSARMATPKLLHSQTGVIARLQRRYASLLDWSLRHRGWSLLGIVLVVLVSLVPMKLTKVDMFGGGGGKDIFIGYMWKGAYTYRQMSDEVARVEAWVEENRERLHVQQVYSWYSEQEGSSTIVTIDEKHAKDIKALQEEIRKGLPKSARTDYFVGNQGGDGGSGNQGVQVQLVGDSSSMLQEIGEEVLPLLAQRTELRDVRIDNGEKGGELKVHVDRERAAAFGFNAEQVASFVGLALRGAPMREFRRGDNEVPVWVRFAGAEQSSPEDLASYSVRTGDGRSVPLLSLVSVDVGSSATQIGRTNRQTTLTIKANLAEKVTAPDGRKAMEAVLKPMNFPAGYGFTFDGGDYGNDNEAMQQMVFNLLIALVMIYVVMAAVFESLLFPAAIMSGVLFSIFGVFWLFWITGTSFGIMSFIGILVLMGVVVNNGIVMIEHINNLRRGGMGRTQALVEGSRERLRPIMMTMGTAILAMVPISLTSTQMFGDGPEYAPMARAIAGGLAFSTVVSLLFLPTIYAVLDDLRSAATRLIRRARGLELAEPGAARL; from the coding sequence ATGAGCGTTGCCGAGTTTTCCATCCGTCGTCCGGTCACCACCATCATGTGCTTCATCTCGCTGGTGGTGGTCGGCCTGATCGCCTCGTTCCGGCTGCCGCTGGAAGCGCTGCCGGACATCTCCGCACCGTTCCTGTTCGTGCAGATTCCGTACACCGGCTCGACCCCGGAAGAAGTGGAGCGGACCATCATCCGCCCCGTCGAGGAATCGCTGGCCACGATGACCGGCATCAAGCGCATGCGCTCGCAGGCCACCTCGGAAGCGGCCTCGATCTTCATCGAGTTCAGCGACTGGGACCGCGACATCGCCATCGCCGCGTCCGACGCGCGCGAACGCATCGATGCCATCCGCAGCGAACTGCCCGACGACCTGCAGCGCTACAACGTGTTCAAGTGGTCCAGCAGCGACCAGCCGGTGCTGAAAGTGCGCCTGGCCAGCGCCACCGACCTGACCACCGCGTATGACATGCTGGACCGGGAGTTCAAGCGGCGCATCGAGCGCATTCCCGGTGTGGCCCGCGTGGACATCACCGGCGCGCCACCGAACGAAGTCGAGATCGCCATCGATCCCGACCGGCTCAACGCGCACGGCCTCAGCATCAACGAACTCAGCGACCGCCTGCGCACGCTGAACTTCTCGATCTCGGCCGGGCAGATCAACGACAACGGCCAGCGCGTGCGCGTGCAGCCGGTGGGTGAGATCACCGATCTGCAGGAAATGCGTGACCTGGTAATCAACGCCAAGGGCCTGCGCCTGGGCGACATCGCCGAGGTGCGGCTGAAGCCGGCGCGGATGAACTACGGGCGTCGCCTCGACGGCAATCCGGCCATCGGCCTGGACATCTTCAAGGAGCGCAGCGCCAACCTGGTGGACGTCTCCCGCGCTGCGCTGGCCGAAGTCGAGGCGATCCGCGCGCAGGACTCGATGCGCGACGTGCAGATCAAGGTCATCGACAACCAGGGCAAGGCGGTCACGTCCTCGCTGCTGGAACTGGCCGAAGCGGGCGCGGTCGGCCTGATCCTGTCGGTCACCGTGCTGTTCTTCTTCCTGCGCCACTGGCCGTCCACCCTGATGGTGACGCTGGCGATTCCGATCTGCTTCACCATTACCCTGGGCTTCATGTACTTCGCCGGGGTAACGCTGAACATCCTGACCATGATGGGCCTGCTGCTGGCCGTGGGCATGCTGGTGGACAACGCCGTGGTGGTGGTGGAAAGCATCTACCAGGAACGCGAACGCATGCCGGGGCAGCCACGGCTGGCCTCGATCATCGGCACCCGCAACGTGGCCATCGCGCTCAGTGCCGGCACCCTGTGTCACTGCATCGTGTTCGTGCCCAACCTGTTCGGTGAAACCAACAACATCAGCATCTTCATGGCGCAGATCGCGATCACCATCTCGGTCTCGCTGCTGGCCTCGTGGCTGGTGGCGGTCAGCCTGATCCCCATGCTGTCTGCACGCATGGCCACGCCCAAGCTGCTGCATTCGCAGACCGGTGTCATCGCCCGCCTGCAGCGCCGCTATGCCAGCCTGCTGGACTGGTCGCTGCGCCACCGCGGCTGGAGCCTGCTGGGCATCGTGCTGGTGGTGCTGGTCAGCCTGGTGCCGATGAAGCTGACCAAGGTGGACATGTTCGGTGGTGGTGGTGGCAAGGACATCTTCATCGGCTACATGTGGAAGGGGGCCTACACCTACCGGCAGATGTCCGATGAAGTGGCCCGCGTCGAAGCCTGGGTCGAGGAGAACCGCGAACGCCTGCACGTGCAGCAGGTCTATTCCTGGTACAGCGAACAGGAAGGCAGTTCGACCATCGTGACCATCGATGAGAAGCATGCCAAGGACATCAAGGCGCTGCAGGAGGAGATCCGCAAGGGCCTGCCGAAGTCGGCGCGTACCGATTACTTCGTCGGCAACCAGGGCGGTGACGGCGGCAGCGGCAACCAGGGCGTGCAGGTCCAGTTGGTGGGTGATTCCAGCAGCATGCTGCAGGAGATCGGCGAGGAAGTGCTGCCGCTGCTCGCCCAGCGTACCGAGCTGCGCGACGTGCGCATCGACAATGGCGAGAAGGGCGGTGAGCTGAAGGTGCATGTCGACCGCGAGCGCGCGGCGGCGTTCGGCTTCAATGCCGAACAGGTGGCCAGCTTTGTCGGCCTGGCCCTGCGCGGTGCACCGATGCGCGAGTTCCGCCGCGGCGACAACGAAGTGCCGGTGTGGGTGCGCTTTGCCGGCGCCGAACAGAGCAGCCCGGAAGACCTGGCCAGCTACAGCGTGCGTACCGGCGATGGCCGCAGCGTGCCGCTGCTGAGCCTGGTCAGCGTGGACGTCGGTTCCTCGGCCACCCAGATCGGCCGCACCAACCGCCAGACCACCTTGACCATCAAGGCGAACCTGGCCGAGAAGGTCACCGCGCCGGATGGCCGCAAGGCGATGGAAGCCGTGCTCAAGCCGATGAACTTCCCGGCCGGCTACGGCTTCACCTTCGATGGCGGCGACTACGGCAACGACAACGAGGCCATGCAGCAGATGGTGTTCAACCTGCTCATCGCGCTGGTGATGATCTACGTCGTGATGGCGGCCGTGTTCGAGTCGCTGCTGTTCCCGGCAGCGATCATGAGCGGCGTGCTGTTCTCCATCTTCGGCGTGTTCTGGCTGTTCTGGATCACCGGCACCTCGTTCGGCATCATGTCCTTCATCGGTATCCTGGTGCTGATGGGCGTGGTGGTGAACAACGGCATCGTGATGATCGAGCACATCAACAACCTGCGGCGCGGCGGCATGGGCCGCACCCAGGCGCTGGTGGAAGGCTCACGCGAGCGCCTGCGGCCGATCATGATGACGATGGGCACCGCGATCCTGGCCATGGTGCCGATCTCGCTGACCAGCACGCAGATGTTCGGCGATGGCCCCGAGTACGCACCCATGGCACGCGCGATTGCCGGCGGCCTGGCGTTCTCCACCGTGGTCAGCCTGCTGTTCCTGCCGACCATCTACGCCGTGCTGGATGACCTGCGCAGCGCCGCCACGCGCCTGATCCGGCGCGCACGCGGCCTGGAACTGGCAGAGCCGGGCGCTGCCCGGCTATAA
- a CDS encoding TraB/GumN family protein, which yields MNESMTDTLPETGDDLFAGQPVRVVERDGVRYTLLGTAHVSHASVEAVEKAIDSGRFDAVAVELDPQRLQALSDPDTLAKLDLVEVIRKGRVALFAANLALSAYQRRLAEQLGIEPGAELKRAVDLARERGLPVQLIDREVGLTFRRASQRLGFFGKLKLVAGLGAGLFSSEEVGENEIEKLKQGDMLESSFGEFASESPALYETIIGERDRYMATRLREEHNPQLREVLAVVGAGHLAGLARYLETDNDAPAALRAELEAVPKKRNIPWFTLAILAIVVTGIGVGFYRGGLGVGTELLATWAMYTGGLAGLGCLLAGSHPLSILTAIVVAPFKPFRLSIPTGAFSALVEARLRKPAYEDFLKLRDDAQSLKGWYRNRVTRVVLTFMLTNLGSMLGLWLTAGRVWGKVAG from the coding sequence ATGAATGAATCCATGACTGACACCCTTCCCGAAACCGGCGACGATCTGTTCGCCGGGCAGCCGGTGCGCGTTGTTGAACGCGACGGCGTGCGTTACACCCTGCTGGGCACCGCCCACGTTTCCCACGCCAGCGTCGAGGCCGTGGAAAAAGCCATCGACAGCGGCCGCTTCGATGCGGTGGCCGTGGAACTGGACCCGCAGCGCCTGCAGGCGCTGAGCGACCCGGACACGCTGGCCAAGCTGGACCTGGTGGAAGTGATCCGCAAGGGCCGCGTGGCGCTGTTCGCCGCCAACCTGGCCCTGTCGGCCTACCAGCGCCGCCTGGCCGAACAGCTGGGCATCGAGCCCGGCGCCGAGCTGAAGCGCGCGGTGGACCTGGCGCGCGAGCGCGGCCTGCCGGTGCAGCTGATCGACCGCGAAGTCGGCCTGACCTTCCGCCGCGCCTCGCAGCGGCTGGGCTTCTTCGGCAAACTGAAACTGGTGGCCGGCCTCGGCGCGGGCCTGTTCTCTTCCGAGGAAGTGGGCGAGAACGAGATCGAGAAGCTCAAGCAGGGCGACATGCTGGAATCGAGCTTTGGTGAGTTCGCCAGCGAAAGCCCTGCGCTGTACGAAACCATCATCGGCGAGCGTGACCGCTACATGGCCACGCGCCTGCGCGAGGAGCACAACCCGCAGCTGCGCGAAGTGCTGGCAGTGGTCGGCGCCGGCCACCTGGCCGGCCTAGCGCGCTACCTGGAAACCGACAACGACGCACCGGCAGCGCTGCGGGCCGAGCTGGAAGCGGTGCCGAAGAAGCGCAACATTCCGTGGTTCACCCTGGCCATCCTGGCCATCGTGGTGACCGGCATTGGCGTGGGCTTCTACCGCGGCGGGCTGGGCGTGGGCACCGAACTGCTGGCGACCTGGGCGATGTACACCGGCGGCCTGGCCGGCCTGGGCTGCCTGCTGGCCGGCAGCCACCCGCTGAGCATCCTGACCGCGATCGTGGTGGCACCGTTCAAGCCGTTCCGCCTGAGCATTCCCACCGGTGCGTTCTCGGCGCTGGTGGAAGCGCGCCTGCGCAAGCCGGCCTACGAGGATTTCCTGAAGCTGCGCGACGACGCGCAGAGCCTGAAGGGCTGGTACCGCAACCGGGTCACCCGGGTGGTGCTGACCTTCATGCTGACCAACCTGGGCAGCATGCTGGGCCTGTGGCTGACCGCCGGCCGGGTGTGGGGCAAGGTCGCGGGTTGA
- a CDS encoding GNAT family N-acetyltransferase, with amino-acid sequence MAVLIRDAGPADIAAITAIYAVEVTDFVNTYEYDVPDQDEMLRRMRDIIDRGFPYLVAEIDGQVAGYAYANTYRTRVAYQWTVENSVYVDAAYQGKGVGTGLLQALIDACVARGYRQMVAVIGEPTNTASIKLHERFGFHLVGVFQGLGRKHGRWLDTVQMQRALGDGADTAPSNE; translated from the coding sequence ATGGCCGTCCTCATCCGTGATGCCGGCCCGGCCGACATCGCTGCGATCACCGCGATCTACGCGGTGGAAGTGACCGATTTCGTCAACACCTACGAGTACGACGTTCCCGACCAGGACGAGATGCTGCGCCGCATGCGCGACATCATCGACCGTGGCTTCCCCTACCTGGTCGCCGAGATCGACGGCCAGGTGGCCGGCTATGCCTACGCCAACACCTACCGCACGCGGGTGGCCTACCAGTGGACCGTGGAAAATTCGGTCTACGTGGATGCTGCGTACCAGGGCAAGGGCGTGGGTACCGGACTGCTGCAGGCCCTGATCGACGCCTGCGTGGCACGCGGCTACCGGCAGATGGTGGCGGTGATCGGCGAGCCGACCAATACCGCGTCGATCAAGCTGCACGAACGCTTCGGCTTCCACCTGGTGGGCGTGTTCCAGGGCCTTGGCCGCAAGCACGGCCGCTGGCTGGACACCGTGCAGATGCAGCGCGCGCTCGGCGATGGCGCTGACACCGCACCTTCCAATGAATGA
- a CDS encoding carbon-nitrogen hydrolase translates to MNSRSPLTVALIQERNHGDAAANLAVIEARVAEAAAQGAKLVLLQELHNGPYFCQHESVDEFDLAEPIPGPSTERLGALAKKHGVVLVGSLFERRAAGLYHNTAVVFEKDGTLLGKYRKMHIPDDPGFYEKFYFTPGDIGFTPIDTSVGRLGVLVCWDQWYPEAARLMALAGAELLLYPTAIGWDPDDVQDEKTRQRDAWVLSHRGHAVANGLPVLSCNRVGHEASPLGASGIQFWGNSHVLGPQGEFLAEAGTDATVLVCDVDLQRSEHVRRIWPFLRDRRIDAYCDLLKRYID, encoded by the coding sequence ATGAACTCGCGCAGCCCCCTTACCGTTGCCCTGATCCAGGAGCGCAACCACGGTGATGCCGCCGCCAACCTGGCGGTGATCGAAGCACGCGTGGCCGAGGCGGCTGCGCAGGGCGCGAAACTGGTGCTGCTGCAGGAACTGCACAACGGTCCGTACTTCTGCCAGCACGAATCGGTGGATGAGTTCGATCTGGCCGAGCCGATTCCCGGCCCGAGCACCGAGCGCCTGGGCGCGCTGGCAAAGAAGCACGGCGTGGTGCTGGTGGGTTCGCTGTTCGAGCGCCGCGCCGCCGGCCTGTACCACAACACCGCCGTGGTCTTCGAGAAGGACGGCACCCTGCTGGGCAAGTACCGCAAGATGCACATCCCGGACGATCCGGGCTTCTACGAAAAGTTCTACTTCACCCCGGGCGATATCGGCTTCACCCCGATCGACACGTCGGTGGGCCGCCTTGGCGTGCTGGTGTGCTGGGACCAGTGGTACCCGGAAGCGGCTCGCCTGATGGCACTGGCCGGTGCCGAGCTGCTGCTCTACCCCACCGCCATCGGCTGGGACCCGGACGACGTGCAGGACGAGAAGACCCGCCAGCGCGACGCCTGGGTGCTTAGCCACCGCGGCCACGCCGTGGCCAACGGCCTGCCGGTGCTGAGCTGCAACCGCGTGGGCCATGAAGCCTCGCCGCTGGGCGCGTCGGGCATCCAGTTCTGGGGCAACAGCCACGTGCTGGGCCCGCAGGGCGAATTCCTGGCCGAGGCCGGCACCGATGCCACCGTGCTGGTGTGCGACGTGGACCTGCAGCGCAGCGAACACGTGCGCCGCATCTGGCCGTTCCTGCGCGACCGTCGCATCGATGCGTACTGTGACCTGCTCAAGCGCTACATCGACTGA
- a CDS encoding agmatine deiminase family protein, whose translation MNQTLRFPAEWEAQSGVLIAWPTADTDWADRLGQVEETYIALVAAITRFQPVLICVADDDVETYAEMRLRSNRIDMDRVRFTTAAYDDTWLRDSGPITLRRADGSFQLLDFRFTGWGGKFDATLDDQLVGVLDQAGVFNNAPVRSIPFALEGGGIETDGEGTLLTTWKCLHERHPDRDRASLSADLADWLQQDRVLWLDHGYLEGDDTDAHIDTLARFASPDSIVYQACDDESDSHYAELQAMGSELAALRTKDGQPYRLFPLPWAQPVIDEGRRLAASYANYLIVNGAVLMPAYGDPADDLARDVLAQAHPGREIVQVPCRSLIWQNGSLHCITMQLPEGLLKA comes from the coding sequence ATGAACCAGACCCTTCGTTTTCCTGCCGAATGGGAAGCCCAGAGCGGCGTCCTGATTGCCTGGCCCACCGCCGATACCGACTGGGCCGACCGCCTGGGCCAGGTCGAGGAGACCTACATCGCCCTGGTCGCTGCCATCACCCGCTTCCAGCCGGTGCTGATCTGCGTGGCCGACGACGACGTGGAGACCTATGCCGAAATGCGGCTGCGCTCCAACCGCATCGACATGGACCGGGTCCGCTTCACCACGGCGGCCTATGACGATACCTGGCTGCGCGACTCCGGTCCGATCACCCTGCGCCGCGCCGACGGCAGCTTCCAGCTGCTGGACTTCCGCTTCACCGGCTGGGGCGGCAAGTTCGACGCCACCCTGGACGACCAGCTGGTGGGCGTGCTGGACCAGGCCGGCGTGTTCAACAACGCGCCGGTACGCAGCATCCCCTTCGCGCTGGAAGGCGGCGGCATCGAGACCGACGGGGAAGGCACCCTGCTGACCACCTGGAAATGCCTGCACGAGCGCCACCCGGACCGCGACCGCGCCAGCCTGAGCGCCGACCTGGCCGACTGGCTGCAGCAGGACCGCGTGCTGTGGCTGGACCATGGTTACCTGGAAGGCGACGATACCGACGCCCACATCGACACCCTGGCGCGCTTTGCTTCGCCTGACAGCATTGTCTACCAGGCCTGCGATGACGAAAGCGATTCGCACTATGCCGAGCTGCAGGCGATGGGCAGCGAACTGGCCGCGCTGCGCACGAAGGACGGCCAGCCGTACCGCCTGTTCCCGCTGCCGTGGGCGCAGCCGGTGATCGACGAAGGCCGCCGCCTGGCCGCGTCGTACGCCAACTACCTGATCGTCAACGGCGCGGTGCTGATGCCGGCCTACGGCGACCCGGCCGACGACCTGGCCCGCGACGTGCTGGCCCAGGCCCACCCGGGCCGCGAGATCGTGCAGGTACCCTGCCGCTCGCTGATCTGGCAGAACGGCAGCCTGCACTGCATCACCATGCAGCTGCCGGAAGGCCTGCTGAAGGCCTGA
- the ykgO gene encoding type B 50S ribosomal protein L36 yields MKVLSSLKSAKARHRDCKVVRRRGKIFVICKSNPRFKARQR; encoded by the coding sequence ATGAAAGTCCTGTCCTCCCTGAAGTCGGCGAAGGCCCGTCACCGCGACTGCAAGGTCGTCCGTCGTCGTGGCAAGATCTTCGTCATCTGCAAGTCGAACCCGCGTTTCAAGGCGCGTCAGCGCTAA
- the cmk gene encoding (d)CMP kinase: protein MNPLAPVLTIDGPSGAGKGTISRIIARRLGWHYLDSGALYRAVGVAASWADIDTSDASALVRCTFDTHVQFVEQGESMRVMVNGTDATDELRLETTGALASAIAAIPEVRAALKERQRAFRELPGLVADGRDMGTVIFKDAPYKVFLTASAEERAERRHKQLKDKGVSVNFDDLLREIMARDARDAQRTVAPLKPADDAVLIDTTGIGIDDVVARVMDLLPVPAA from the coding sequence ATGAATCCACTCGCTCCCGTCCTGACCATCGACGGCCCTTCGGGGGCCGGCAAGGGTACCATCAGCCGCATCATCGCGCGCCGCCTGGGCTGGCATTACCTGGATTCGGGCGCCCTGTACCGGGCGGTGGGCGTGGCTGCGAGCTGGGCCGACATCGACACCTCCGACGCCTCGGCACTGGTGCGCTGCACCTTCGATACCCACGTTCAGTTTGTTGAACAGGGTGAGTCGATGCGGGTGATGGTCAACGGTACCGATGCCACCGACGAGCTGCGCCTGGAGACGACCGGTGCACTGGCCTCGGCCATTGCCGCCATCCCGGAGGTCCGTGCCGCCCTGAAGGAGCGCCAGCGCGCATTCAGGGAACTGCCCGGCCTGGTCGCCGACGGCCGCGACATGGGCACGGTGATCTTCAAGGATGCCCCCTACAAGGTCTTCCTGACCGCCAGTGCCGAGGAGCGCGCCGAGCGCCGGCATAAGCAGTTGAAAGACAAGGGGGTTTCTGTTAACTTTGATGACCTCTTGCGCGAGATCATGGCCCGCGACGCCCGTGATGCCCAGCGTACCGTGGCGCCCCTGAAGCCGGCAGACGATGCCGTCCTCATCGACACCACAGGCATCGGCATCGATGATGTCGTTGCCCGAGTGATGGATCTGCTTCCGGTTCCGGCTGCCTGA